Proteins encoded in a region of the Lepeophtheirus salmonis chromosome 6, UVic_Lsal_1.4, whole genome shotgun sequence genome:
- the LOC121120191 gene encoding trypsin beta — translation MKYLLCVTFISICITSINAGNIKDRIQNEGEANPGQFPFLASIQDNGGHRCGGTIVSETLVVTNGKCCRRGAWEITTVVGGRHSQSVPSSYEQKREIKLIDYSFTYNTNMSVGELCSYELSAPFKFNKFVNKVTLPSENDIIYGIGTIIGWGVSGTAEIADTPRFADFDIIPRQLCEDSYWGEVDNTLFCTESEKSSYCYGDAGGPMVQNGIFIGVIPYREECSTLNKPNAFPSVQYFLEWIKNDM, via the exons atgaagtatttgTTGTGCGtaacatttatatcaatttgtatTACATCCATCAATGCTGGAAATATCAAAGACAGAATCCAGAATGAAGGAGAAGCTAACCCTGGACAGTTTCCGTTCTTAGCCTCCATACAAGATAATGGAGGTCACAGATGTGGCGGAACTATTGTATCTGAG ACACTGGTCGTTACAAATGGAAAATGTTGTAGAAGAGGAGCTTGGGAAATAACCACAGTCGTTGGAGGAAGGCACAGTCAGAGTGTTCCTAGTAGTTATGAGCAAAAGAGAGAAATTAAACTGATAGATTATAGCTTTACCTATAATACTAATATGTCCGTTGGTGAGCTATGTTCCTACGAGTTGAGTGCTCCATTCAAATTTAACaa gttTGTCAACAAAGTGACTCTTCCATCAGAAAATGACATCATATATGGTATAGGAACTATTATCGGATGGGGTGTTTCTGGTACTGCAGAAATTGCGGATACTCCTAGATTTGCAGATTTTGACATCATTCCAAGACAAT TATGCGAAGATAGTTACTGGGGCGAAGTTGATAACACATTATTCTGCACAGAAAGtgaaaaatcaagttattgCTATGGCGATGCAGGTGGCCCTATGgttcaaaatggtatttttatcGGAGTCATTCCCTACCGAGAGGAATGTTCTACACTGAATAAACCTAATGCTTTCCCAAGTgttcaatattttcttgaatggatcaaaaatgatatgtaa